The Methanoculleus thermophilus genome includes a window with the following:
- a CDS encoding DUF460 domain-containing protein: protein MKVFGIDVIKGSVRSRTRRPVYALARVEDGEILDVEEVTGFRLQRLLAAEKPDILAVDSIQEIAADRNELYAFLQALPPATKLVQVTGGERTESLGKVAARYNISFNKFDPYAEARTTARVAALGAGVEVIAFENTTDIVVSRHRSPGRGGWSQNRYIRKIHGGVMQKAREIEGQLRSAGLDYEKKETKAFGGYSRVAFRVKAPREMVPVHSSRGADVQVRVTGKELDRIRFEPLSSRPRYLIVGLDPGTTTGIAAVDLDGNLVLLTSSRQMTMSDIIEELYHAGKPLIIASDVHEMPYSVEKIRRAFNAIPYTPKQSLSVEAKYDLTASFTYMNDHERDALSAALDAYRSLQNKFRNIVKRVQPGVDLDEVRARVLRGQPLDAVLADLQGAPARPKEEEPAAPIPERPIEDERVMALDGMVKRLRSYVQELEEEIRERDREIDRLRQDLRRARSATERKIRRDAELATKDATIESLREQLRGERRRSRQLKKRLERMRKVEKIEISEGYTPLKVLDSLTRDGVRSLQEGVGISSGDILYVPRTHGWGRGVVKDLAETGVRALVINGEGPDPHLVRVAREVNLPLLPAETVRPNIQGRTGAAKTDAIEEAIREWEEEQKEFRREEEAKRVEYLFKEYRSEREKEVRRGG, encoded by the coding sequence GTGAAGGTCTTCGGGATCGACGTCATCAAAGGTTCTGTTCGCTCCCGTACCCGGCGGCCCGTCTATGCTCTTGCCCGTGTGGAAGACGGAGAGATTTTAGACGTCGAGGAGGTCACCGGGTTCCGGCTCCAGCGCCTCCTCGCCGCCGAAAAGCCCGATATCCTCGCCGTCGACAGCATCCAGGAGATCGCCGCCGACCGGAACGAACTCTACGCCTTCCTGCAGGCGCTCCCGCCGGCAACAAAACTCGTCCAGGTGACCGGCGGCGAGCGCACAGAGAGCCTCGGTAAGGTCGCGGCCCGCTACAACATCAGTTTCAACAAATTCGACCCATACGCCGAGGCCCGGACCACCGCCCGGGTGGCCGCCCTTGGAGCGGGCGTCGAGGTGATCGCGTTTGAGAACACCACCGATATCGTCGTCAGCAGGCATCGCTCGCCCGGTCGGGGCGGATGGAGCCAGAACCGCTATATCCGCAAGATTCACGGCGGTGTGATGCAGAAGGCCCGCGAGATCGAGGGACAACTTCGCAGTGCCGGGCTCGATTACGAGAAGAAAGAGACGAAGGCTTTCGGTGGATATTCCAGGGTGGCCTTCCGGGTCAAAGCCCCGCGGGAGATGGTCCCGGTCCACTCCTCACGGGGCGCTGACGTTCAGGTCCGGGTGACGGGGAAGGAACTTGACCGGATACGCTTCGAGCCGCTCTCCAGCAGGCCCCGCTACCTGATCGTCGGACTCGACCCGGGAACAACCACCGGGATCGCCGCAGTGGACCTCGACGGGAACCTGGTCCTCCTCACGAGTTCGCGGCAGATGACGATGTCCGATATCATCGAGGAACTTTATCACGCTGGAAAACCGCTTATCATCGCTTCAGACGTCCACGAGATGCCCTACTCGGTTGAGAAGATCCGTCGGGCGTTCAACGCGATCCCCTACACACCAAAACAGTCCCTCTCGGTTGAGGCAAAGTACGACCTCACTGCATCGTTCACGTACATGAACGACCACGAGCGCGACGCTCTCTCGGCGGCGCTGGACGCCTACCGGAGCCTTCAGAACAAGTTCCGCAACATCGTAAAGAGGGTGCAGCCGGGAGTCGACCTTGATGAGGTGAGGGCACGGGTGCTCCGGGGCCAGCCGCTCGATGCGGTGCTTGCGGACCTGCAGGGAGCGCCCGCCCGGCCGAAGGAGGAGGAACCTGCCGCCCCCATCCCGGAGCGGCCGATCGAGGACGAGCGTGTGATGGCGCTCGACGGGATGGTGAAGCGGCTTCGCAGTTACGTGCAGGAACTAGAGGAAGAGATCCGGGAGCGCGACCGCGAGATAGATCGACTGCGACAGGATCTGCGGCGAGCACGCTCCGCAACGGAGCGAAAGATCCGACGGGATGCGGAGCTGGCAACGAAAGATGCAACCATCGAGAGCCTGCGTGAGCAACTCCGCGGTGAACGGCGGCGGTCTCGCCAGCTGAAGAAGCGCCTGGAGCGGATGCGGAAGGTCGAAAAGATCGAGATCTCGGAGGGCTATACCCCGCTCAAGGTCCTCGACTCCCTCACCCGGGATGGGGTGCGGAGCCTCCAGGAAGGGGTCGGCATCTCTTCAGGCGACATCCTCTACGTCCCGAGGACCCACGGCTGGGGTCGGGGCGTAGTAAAGGACCTCGCGGAAACGGGGGTGCGGGCGCTGGTCATCAACGGGGAGGGGCCCGACCCGCACCTCGTCCGGGTTGCCCGGGAGGTCAATCTCCCTCTCCTCCCTGCAGAGACCGTCCGACCGAACATCCAGGGCAGGACGGGAGCGGCAAAGACCGATGCCATCGAGGAGGCCATCAGGGAGTGGGAGGAGGAGCAGAAGGAGTTTCGGCGCGAGGAGGAGGCAAAACGCGTTGAGTATCTCTTCAAGGAGTACCGGAGCGAACGTGAAAAGGAGGTGCGTCGAGGTGGATGA
- the thiL gene encoding thiamine-phosphate kinase has product MDERALHKMIGTIIDPERLEDDCAVIPCGDGRLLVASTDMLHETTDFPAGMTDWQIGWMATAVTLSDIASMGARPGQVLLAVGLDRPERLRGIMEGARDCCARFGAELVGGDLDAHGELTIVSTGLGTVEAAQIVRRRGARPGDIIAVTGPLGEAQAALVGYDRHWKELLEPQPRVREGMALARAGVSAMMDISDGLALSLYDLLGVNDCGFSVDTARLPLPAGVPEDEGRELALYGGGDFELLFCAPPGILPVAGVDVHVIGEVIRERVVLADGEPLERRGYLHEWGG; this is encoded by the coding sequence GTGGATGAACGGGCGCTACACAAAATGATTGGGACGATCATCGATCCAGAGCGGCTTGAGGATGACTGTGCGGTCATCCCCTGCGGCGATGGACGGTTGCTGGTCGCAAGCACCGATATGCTCCATGAGACGACCGATTTTCCGGCCGGGATGACCGACTGGCAGATCGGCTGGATGGCAACGGCCGTCACGCTCTCTGATATCGCGAGCATGGGTGCAAGACCGGGGCAGGTGCTCCTCGCGGTCGGCCTCGACCGCCCGGAACGGCTCCGCGGGATCATGGAGGGGGCACGCGACTGCTGTGCGAGGTTCGGCGCCGAACTCGTGGGAGGGGATCTTGACGCGCACGGTGAACTGACGATCGTGAGCACGGGGCTCGGGACCGTGGAGGCGGCGCAGATCGTCCGGAGACGCGGGGCACGGCCGGGCGATATCATCGCAGTCACCGGGCCGCTCGGGGAGGCGCAGGCGGCTCTCGTCGGCTACGACCGGCACTGGAAGGAACTCCTTGAGCCGCAGCCCCGGGTCCGGGAGGGGATGGCGCTCGCCCGTGCCGGGGTCTCGGCGATGATGGATATCTCCGACGGCCTTGCGCTCTCGCTCTACGATCTTCTCGGCGTGAACGACTGCGGGTTTTCCGTCGATACCGCCCGACTCCCGCTCCCGGCCGGGGTGCCGGAGGATGAAGGGCGGGAACTTGCGCTCTACGGAGGGGGAGACTTCGAGCTCCTCTTCTGCGCCCCGCCGGGGATCCTCCCGGTGGCTGGGGTGGACGTCCACGTCATCGGGGAAGTCATCAGGGAGAGGGTGGTCCTCGCCGATGGCGAGCCGCTCGAACGCCGGGGCTACCTGCACGAGTGGGGCGGCTAG
- a CDS encoding YhfC family intramembrane metalloprotease, with the protein MDPLVVATFAIVALLEIIVPLALGYWFIRKFGLSWRVFGLGAIFFIVVQIFHAPLVLATQNPLYLALLPSGTTAALAGLALYLGLMAGLFEEIGRYLVYRYIFSRQNIPLTRENGLLFGTGWGGVESMIVALVVLAGMLTYIVLTGDPGAIPLPDDPATQAEIEAVQALTPLDILPGLAERMMTITLHIAWSLMVLAAVIYGKKALLALAILWHTAVDAAAVYLLPMQGLLVTEGSVFLFAVLALAYIFWEWRRMGVRAPPSPS; encoded by the coding sequence ATGGACCCGCTTGTAGTCGCCACGTTCGCCATCGTTGCCCTGCTCGAGATCATCGTTCCGCTCGCACTGGGTTACTGGTTTATCAGGAAATTCGGTCTATCGTGGCGGGTCTTTGGGCTTGGCGCCATCTTCTTCATCGTCGTGCAGATCTTTCACGCGCCGCTCGTCCTTGCAACACAGAACCCGCTCTATCTCGCCCTTCTGCCGTCTGGAACGACGGCGGCGCTTGCCGGTCTTGCTCTCTACCTCGGGCTGATGGCCGGCCTCTTTGAGGAGATCGGCCGCTACCTCGTCTACCGCTACATCTTCTCGCGGCAGAACATCCCCCTCACCCGTGAGAACGGTCTCCTCTTCGGAACGGGGTGGGGCGGTGTTGAGAGTATGATCGTCGCGCTGGTCGTCCTTGCAGGCATGCTCACCTACATCGTCCTCACCGGTGATCCGGGGGCGATCCCCCTGCCCGACGACCCCGCCACCCAGGCGGAGATCGAGGCCGTGCAGGCTCTCACCCCGCTCGATATCCTCCCGGGCCTCGCCGAACGGATGATGACGATCACGCTGCATATCGCCTGGTCGCTGATGGTGCTTGCCGCCGTCATCTATGGTAAAAAAGCGCTCCTTGCCCTTGCCATCCTCTGGCATACCGCCGTGGACGCCGCCGCCGTCTACCTTCTCCCGATGCAGGGGCTCCTGGTGACCGAGGGGTCGGTCTTCCTCTTCGCGGTCCTGGCCCTTGCATATATCTTCTGGGAGTGGCGGCGGATGGGGGTAAGGGCGCCCCCCTCGCCCTCCTAG
- a CDS encoding acyltransferase family protein, with product MTTAHPHAVPGDTSIPDGRFSNNFDFLRFAAALAVVAAHAYALRLGYIGIGMHDPIILMGQAGLAALLTTSGYLITASWESTASPLRFAWKRFLRVVPGLIPAILITLFLIGPVMTSLSLGEYFSALFSPAGIAAVPFFENGSTIGLFSENPWTYVNGSLWTIPLEVAMYGVVAALGIAGLLHRWGAIPALAAGNVLLWMVWFDDPRMSKIRFALYFLIGAWLYLHRERIPYRPTVAGGLLLLLGLSALTPYPTVAGVIAIPYLTIYAAHLPLPFLNTFGKPGDFSYGIYIYHYPIQQTIIQATANTLTLPALCGVSFAVTFLLAFLSWHLVEKRALAAKNLSAADLSRLFGLPALPEPITRWWAARK from the coding sequence ATGACCACGGCTCACCCGCATGCAGTCCCGGGAGACACGAGCATTCCAGATGGTCGGTTCTCAAACAACTTCGACTTCCTGCGCTTCGCAGCAGCGCTGGCGGTCGTTGCCGCGCATGCCTACGCCCTCAGGCTCGGCTACATCGGCATAGGAATGCATGACCCGATCATACTCATGGGGCAGGCGGGACTTGCCGCCCTTCTTACCACCAGCGGCTACCTGATTACAGCGAGCTGGGAGTCGACCGCATCGCCGCTCCGGTTCGCCTGGAAACGGTTTCTCCGTGTCGTGCCCGGCCTCATCCCCGCAATCCTCATCACGCTCTTTCTCATCGGCCCGGTGATGACCTCGCTTTCGTTAGGAGAGTACTTTTCTGCCCTCTTCTCCCCGGCCGGGATTGCCGCAGTCCCGTTCTTTGAGAACGGGTCGACGATCGGCCTCTTCTCGGAGAACCCCTGGACCTACGTCAACGGCTCGCTCTGGACGATCCCTCTTGAGGTCGCCATGTATGGGGTCGTCGCAGCCCTCGGGATCGCCGGGCTCCTGCACCGGTGGGGCGCCATCCCTGCCCTTGCCGCCGGAAACGTCCTCCTCTGGATGGTCTGGTTCGACGACCCGCGGATGTCGAAGATCCGGTTCGCCCTCTACTTCCTCATCGGGGCCTGGCTCTACCTTCACCGGGAGCGGATCCCCTACCGGCCGACCGTCGCCGGGGGACTGCTCCTGCTGCTCGGGCTCTCGGCGCTGACACCCTACCCGACCGTCGCCGGAGTGATCGCCATCCCGTATCTGACGATCTATGCTGCACACCTCCCGCTCCCGTTCCTCAACACCTTCGGAAAGCCCGGAGACTTCTCCTACGGCATCTACATCTACCATTACCCGATCCAGCAGACGATCATCCAGGCCACGGCAAACACTCTAACCCTTCCGGCGCTCTGCGGGGTCTCGTTTGCAGTGACGTTTCTTCTTGCGTTCCTCTCCTGGCATCTTGTCGAGAAACGAGCTCTTGCGGCAAAGAACCTCAGCGCCGCCGACCTATCAAGGCTGTTCGGGCTGCCGGCTCTCCCGGAGCCCATCACCCGGTGGTGGGCCGCCCGGAAGTGA
- a CDS encoding WD40 repeat domain-containing protein, translating into MRRTAIIIAMLAIMIPVVTGAEATYHDVPTGSTVNDVAIAADGGYMIAGTDEGRIICIQQDGTVLWNVSTGSAVTTVDIADSRGYVAAGTDRGDVILLGRNGEYYWTRSIAGPVRDLAFSGDGRALAVGGERIALYDYQGKENWNFSTVAAPPAAPQTIVSVAITQDGNYIAAGSDNGVIYFIGKRGNMIWQSLARGPVTAVDTNRDGSLIAVGSRDRALQVYGRPGMLSWVMPTGASILALALSEDGRFIVVGKEGGDVECYRPDEGLLWRDRIGGDVVTVDVSRRGEAAAAGTADGTIRLFGGESAMRWSFGAGAPVRAVALSENGDYLAAGAGDRALIFRTADPPMPARLEDPESTTPRPTPTLAGGEGAIVGLLAIGAAGAACRLRRR; encoded by the coding sequence ATGAGGAGAACAGCAATAATCATCGCCATGCTCGCTATCATGATCCCGGTGGTGACCGGGGCGGAGGCTACCTACCACGACGTACCGACAGGGAGCACCGTCAACGACGTCGCAATCGCGGCAGACGGCGGGTATATGATCGCCGGGACGGATGAGGGGAGGATCATCTGCATCCAGCAGGACGGCACGGTCCTCTGGAACGTGAGCACAGGGAGCGCCGTAACCACGGTCGATATTGCGGATAGCAGGGGTTACGTTGCCGCCGGGACCGACAGGGGCGATGTGATCCTTCTAGGCAGGAACGGCGAATACTACTGGACCCGAAGCATCGCAGGACCGGTCCGCGACCTTGCCTTCTCCGGGGACGGCCGGGCTCTCGCGGTGGGAGGAGAACGCATCGCCCTCTACGACTATCAGGGCAAAGAGAACTGGAACTTCTCGACGGTAGCCGCCCCACCCGCCGCGCCCCAAACCATAGTCTCCGTCGCCATCACGCAGGACGGCAACTACATCGCAGCCGGGAGCGATAACGGGGTCATCTACTTCATCGGCAAACGAGGGAACATGATCTGGCAGTCGCTCGCCCGGGGCCCGGTCACCGCGGTCGATACCAACCGTGACGGGTCGCTCATTGCGGTCGGAAGCCGGGACCGCGCTCTTCAGGTCTATGGACGGCCGGGGATGCTCTCATGGGTGATGCCTACCGGAGCGTCGATCCTCGCCCTGGCTCTCTCGGAGGACGGACGGTTCATAGTTGTCGGCAAGGAGGGAGGGGATGTGGAGTGCTACCGACCGGACGAGGGGCTCCTCTGGAGGGATCGGATCGGAGGCGACGTCGTCACCGTTGATGTATCCCGCCGGGGCGAGGCTGCAGCAGCAGGGACCGCCGACGGGACCATCCGCCTCTTTGGAGGTGAGAGTGCTATGCGCTGGTCATTCGGCGCCGGGGCTCCTGTTCGGGCGGTTGCCCTCTCGGAGAACGGAGATTACCTTGCTGCGGGTGCGGGCGATCGGGCCCTCATCTTCCGGACCGCCGATCCTCCGATGCCGGCGAGATTGGAGGATCCCGAGAGCACCACCCCGAGACCCACCCCGACCCTGGCGGGCGGAGAGGGGGCAATCGTCGGGCTTCTTGCCATAGGGGCGGCCGGGGCCGCGTGCCGCCTCCGGCGCCGGTGA
- a CDS encoding transcription initiation factor IIB, translating to MAEVEKLKQLQLQREALKKRGEQQKVKETEQKRTEESVQSVCPECGSRQLVHDYERAELVCQNCGLVLDEEFIDRGPEWRAFDHDQRMKRSRVGAPMTFTIHDKGLSTMIDWRNRDSYGRAISSKNRAQLYRLRKWQRRIRVSNATERNLAFALSELDRMASALGLPRNVRETAAVVYRDAVDKNLIRGRSIEGVAAAALYAACRQCSVPRTLDEIAEVSRVSRKEIGRTYRFISRELGLKLLPTSPIDYVPRFCSGLNLKGEVQSRAVEILRQAGERELTSGRGPTGVAAAAIYISSILGGERRTQREVAEVAGVTEVTIRNRYKELAEKLDVEIIL from the coding sequence ATGGCAGAAGTAGAAAAATTGAAACAGCTGCAGTTGCAGCGTGAAGCTCTGAAGAAGAGAGGGGAGCAGCAGAAGGTCAAGGAGACCGAGCAGAAGCGCACTGAAGAGAGCGTTCAGTCTGTCTGCCCCGAGTGCGGCAGCCGCCAGCTCGTCCATGACTACGAGCGTGCTGAACTCGTATGCCAGAACTGCGGTCTCGTCCTTGATGAGGAGTTCATCGACCGTGGTCCCGAGTGGCGTGCTTTCGACCATGACCAGCGGATGAAGCGTTCCCGTGTCGGCGCTCCGATGACGTTCACGATCCACGACAAGGGTCTCTCGACGATGATCGACTGGAGGAACCGTGACTCCTACGGTCGTGCGATCTCGAGCAAGAACCGTGCTCAGCTCTACCGGCTCCGGAAGTGGCAGCGGCGTATCCGTGTCTCGAACGCCACCGAGCGGAACCTGGCGTTCGCGCTCTCGGAATTGGACCGGATGGCGTCTGCGCTCGGTCTGCCCCGGAACGTGCGCGAGACCGCCGCGGTGGTCTACCGCGACGCTGTGGACAAGAACCTGATCCGCGGCCGGAGCATTGAGGGTGTTGCCGCGGCAGCGCTCTATGCTGCGTGCCGGCAGTGCAGCGTGCCGAGAACCCTTGATGAGATCGCGGAGGTCTCGCGGGTATCAAGGAAGGAGATCGGGCGCACCTACCGGTTCATCTCGCGCGAGCTCGGGTTAAAACTCCTGCCGACGTCCCCGATCGATTACGTGCCGCGCTTCTGCTCGGGCCTCAATCTGAAGGGTGAGGTTCAGAGCCGTGCGGTCGAGATCCTCAGGCAGGCCGGAGAGCGCGAACTTACGAGCGGCAGAGGCCCAACGGGCGTCGCTGCGGCCGCCATTTACATCTCCTCGATCCTCGGTGGAGAGCGGCGCACCCAGCGGGAAGTCGCCGAAGTTGCAGGTGTGACAGAGGTCACGATCAGGAACAGATATAAGGAACTGGCAGAAAAATTAGATGTCGAGATCATACTCTGA
- a CDS encoding histidinol phosphate phosphatase domain-containing protein: MYDLHTHTVFSDGELLPSELIRRAAVLGYDTLAITDHADASNLGRLVESVAEVRDSAQHYGVNLLVGVELTHVPPPLIPLLARDAKRRGADIVLVHGETVVEPVPPGTNHAACTCEYVDVLAHPGLITVEDARIAAERGMALEITSRAGHNRTNGHVVRVARETGCSLVVDSDTHAPSDLMTEEARWAVALGSGLTDAESRKVLSLDIASAILK, from the coding sequence ATGTACGATCTGCACACCCATACCGTCTTCTCCGACGGTGAACTCCTTCCGTCGGAACTTATCCGGCGAGCTGCCGTGCTCGGCTACGATACCCTTGCCATCACCGACCATGCGGATGCCTCCAACCTTGGGCGCCTGGTTGAGTCGGTTGCAGAGGTCCGGGATTCTGCGCAGCATTACGGTGTGAACCTCCTCGTCGGGGTGGAGCTCACCCATGTCCCCCCGCCTCTGATCCCGTTGCTCGCGCGCGACGCAAAACGGCGTGGTGCCGATATCGTTTTAGTCCACGGCGAGACGGTCGTGGAGCCGGTGCCTCCCGGGACCAATCACGCCGCCTGCACGTGCGAGTACGTGGACGTGCTCGCCCATCCCGGCCTTATTACGGTCGAGGATGCACGGATTGCAGCGGAGCGCGGAATGGCGCTGGAGATCACCTCACGGGCGGGGCATAACCGGACCAACGGCCACGTGGTGCGGGTGGCGCGGGAGACCGGCTGTTCCCTTGTGGTCGATTCCGATACGCATGCCCCGTCCGATCTGATGACGGAGGAAGCGCGGTGGGCAGTGGCTCTTGGAAGCGGGCTGACGGACGCAGAATCGCGTAAAGTTCTTTCCCTGGATATAGCCTCCGCTATCCTGAAATGA
- a CDS encoding signal recognition particle subunit SRP19/SEC65 family protein, whose protein sequence is MSAERILYPCYFDTSLKRREGRRVPKNLGVKSPELPAIEAALQRMKVPYRVEEHHHPARWAEREGRIVVEWEGSKEDLIQKVARSLADRK, encoded by the coding sequence ATGAGCGCGGAACGCATCCTGTACCCCTGTTATTTTGATACCTCGCTTAAGCGACGGGAAGGACGTCGCGTCCCCAAAAATCTCGGCGTGAAGTCACCGGAACTCCCTGCCATAGAGGCGGCGTTGCAGAGGATGAAGGTCCCGTATCGTGTGGAGGAGCACCACCATCCCGCCCGCTGGGCGGAGCGCGAGGGCCGGATCGTCGTGGAGTGGGAAGGAAGCAAAGAAGACCTTATCCAGAAGGTTGCCCGGAGTCTTGCCGACCGGAAGTGA
- the hypB gene encoding hydrogenase nickel incorporation protein HypB: MHHIDVHVEKDIYDVNNRIADANANLLKEHGVRAFDLLGAIGSGKTATIERLAPLIQERGLRVGAIAGDVYGDDDYKRIVALKIPAYNANTGKECHLDAHLVEHALEHLPLDEIDILFIENVGNMVCPTDFRLGAEKRIVVVSSTEGDDVVNKHPMMFRSSNIGVINKIDLAPLIGADLDRMERDMHRYNPEMQVFRTNMKTGEGLNELLDAILA; encoded by the coding sequence ATGCACCATATCGACGTCCATGTGGAGAAGGACATCTACGACGTCAACAACCGCATTGCTGACGCCAACGCAAACCTTCTCAAGGAACACGGAGTTCGGGCGTTCGACCTCCTCGGCGCGATCGGATCCGGAAAGACCGCCACGATCGAGCGGCTCGCACCCCTGATCCAGGAGCGAGGACTCCGCGTCGGCGCTATTGCCGGGGATGTCTACGGGGACGATGACTACAAGAGAATTGTTGCCCTCAAGATCCCGGCTTACAACGCGAATACCGGAAAGGAGTGCCACCTCGACGCCCACCTGGTTGAGCATGCCCTCGAGCACCTTCCGCTCGACGAGATTGATATCCTCTTCATCGAGAATGTGGGCAACATGGTCTGTCCGACCGACTTCCGGCTGGGTGCCGAGAAGCGGATCGTCGTCGTCAGTTCCACCGAAGGGGACGACGTAGTAAACAAACACCCGATGATGTTTCGGAGCAGCAATATCGGTGTCATCAACAAGATTGACCTCGCTCCGCTCATCGGCGCCGATCTCGACCGGATGGAGCGGGACATGCACCGCTATAACCCGGAGATGCAGGTCTTCCGCACAAACATGAAGACCGGGGAAGGATTAAACGAACTCCTGGATGCGATCCTCGCCTGA
- a CDS encoding 30S ribosomal protein S8e, with protein sequence MQWQGRSVRKPSGGRYHTSQGKKRAEIGRAPAETHVGEERKKIIRTYGGNRKVRALRINYATVANPKTGETRKAQIETVEANSANPNYVRRNLLTKGAIIKTDMGRARIVSRPSQDGVVNAVLIE encoded by the coding sequence ATGCAGTGGCAAGGAAGATCAGTTAGGAAGCCGTCGGGTGGACGCTATCACACCTCCCAGGGCAAGAAGAGAGCGGAGATCGGAAGAGCTCCCGCAGAGACGCACGTCGGTGAAGAACGCAAGAAGATCATCCGCACCTACGGGGGCAACCGGAAGGTCCGGGCTCTTCGGATAAACTACGCGACGGTCGCGAACCCCAAAACCGGCGAGACCCGTAAGGCGCAGATTGAGACGGTCGAGGCGAACAGCGCAAACCCGAACTACGTCAGGCGGAACCTCCTGACAAAGGGCGCAATCATCAAGACTGATATGGGACGCGCCCGGATCGTCAGCAGACCGAGCCAGGACGGTGTCGTTAACGCCGTCCTGATCGAATAA
- a CDS encoding DsrE family protein: MTFVHRVLIHLDEPEKAALVLNSAKNLVAGLGKVEVEVVAYSDGVEGLRTGGSQAALMDLLASQGVRFVLCENTLRSRDLTVEDFPDYMETVPSGVVELVLKQEEGWCYVRP; the protein is encoded by the coding sequence ATGACGTTTGTACATCGTGTTCTCATTCATCTGGATGAGCCTGAAAAGGCCGCTCTCGTCCTGAACAGCGCAAAGAACCTCGTTGCCGGTCTTGGCAAGGTCGAGGTGGAGGTGGTGGCCTACTCGGACGGGGTTGAGGGGCTCCGTACCGGGGGATCGCAGGCGGCGCTCATGGATCTGCTTGCGAGCCAGGGTGTCCGGTTCGTTCTCTGCGAAAACACTCTCCGCTCCCGGGATTTGACCGTGGAGGACTTCCCCGACTACATGGAGACCGTCCCGTCGGGGGTTGTGGAACTGGTCCTTAAGCAGGAGGAGGGCTGGTGTTATGTTCGCCCGTAA